In Victivallis lenta, the sequence TGCTTCAGGGTGCGGAAGCTGCCGGTCGCCTCGAACGACGGGCCGTCCGCCCAGCCGCCGAACCGGTTCAGCCCGGCGATGGCGGGGTGGGCGGCGAGGTCGCGCTTTTCCGCTTCGAACGCCGCGGCAAGCTCCGCGTCGCTGTGGGTTTTGCCGTTCCACTCCTTATGTTTGTACTGCCCGTAGACATCGATTGCGGGGTAGAAGGTTTTCGCGCTCCGGACTGCGTCGGAGACGCCTTTCCAGGGCTCCTCAAGCCGGATGTTGCGGACCGCGAATTTCAGGTCGCGCGCCGGGGAGTGTTCGAACAGCATGATGTTGGTGACCTTCTTCACGTCGAGGTTGTTTGCGCCGCGCAGCCCCTCGAACGGATTCAGCACACCTTCGAAAACGACGTCGTCCGGCGCGATGCCGTCGCGGTAGAAACGGATGCGCATGGTGGCGGTTTCGCCGGCCTCGAAGCCGCGGCCGCCCTTGACGCAGAATTCACGCCCGTCGGCGCCGAGATTCTCGATCTGGCAGCGGAAGGTGGCCGGATATCCCGCCAGGTTCGTCACATCCATCGCCAGCACCGAACCGCCGGAGAGGTCGAAGTAGGAGCCGCCGTTCTGGGGCTTCAGGTTCACGCCGGGCCAGGTGAAGCTCTGGCCGCCCGGAATTTCGATGATCAGAGCATCCTTCTCCTTCCGGATCGAGGCCTGTCCGTTGACGGTGGCCTTCGACGCATCGAATTTTGCGATGTCGAGCGGGACCTGCGGCGGCGTGTCGTTCCGGCACAGCCTGACGTCCCTGATTGCGGCGCGTCCTTTCGGACGGTCGAAATGATCCTTGTGGACCACAAAGCCGATTTCGGTGACCGGACCGCGCAGGATGCCGTCGTTCGCCCCGCCCCAGTGGTGGCGCGGGGAGCCGGCGACCGGAACGGCCAGTTCGATCCAGCCCGGCGAATCGAGTCCGACCGAAATGAAGTGCTGGTGCACCTGTCCCTTCGAATCGCGGAAACGGACCGCCAGCTGTTCCACCGAGGCTTTGATCCTGAACCGGAGCTCATTGAAATCCGGATTCGACACCTCGTGGAACACGCCGACGTAATTGCCGCCTCTGCTGAAGTCTCCGTCGAGCATGATGCCGCCGCCGGAGTAGTTCGCGCTCCCCGAGGCGCCGGGGAATTCCGGACCGTTGCTGAAGCGCCAGCCGGGGAGTTTCGGTGATATGCCGATTTTTTCGGCCGGGGCGGCGGCGATCGCCGCAGGGAGCAGGAACGCTGCGAAAAGGAGGTGCTGCCAGTGTCTGCGCATGGTAATATTCTCTCTTTCTTACATGGTCCGGGCGGCGAAGCTGCCGTTGACGCAGTACTTCAGCCTGGTCGGGGTCTGGTTCATCTCGGTCGCTCCCATCGCGGCGACGTGGCCGTCGATGAAGCCGCAGTTCGCGCGTTCGTTATGCACGAGCCCGACGCCGGAGTTTTCGGCGGCTTCACCCGGGAAGAAGTAGTAGAACTGTTTGCCCATGTTGGCTCCGGCGGCAGCGGAGCGGAGCGTGTCGGCGAGGATGAAAGTCGTGCTCGGGGATTTGGCGCGCGTCGGCAGGATGGTGACGTTGCACCAGTCGGCAGGGATGTCGGTGGTCGAATTGAAGATGTATCCCGCTTCGGTGCTGCGGTCGATGATGCCCTTCTGCTTCCACATGCCGTAGGTTCCGCTCCAGACATCGACTTGGCCGTTGTCCGGATGGGACGGGCAGGAGAGGATGTTGAACGGCAGATAGGAGGCGGCGCCGTCGTCGAGCGTCTCCATTCCGCCGGTATTGCTCTTGATCCGGGTCAGGATCGTGACGAAGGTCTCCGGCGTGCCGCTGTTCTTGTATTTGGCGCAGACGACCATCTGGTCCCGGTTGTCGTTCGCATACTGGATCTGCCCGAGCATGACCTGCTTCTGGTTGTTTACGCAGCTCGCCTTCCGGGCGCTGGCCCGCGCCTGATTCAGCGCCGGCAGCAGCATGGCCGCGAGTATGGCGATGATGGCGATGACGACCAGCAGCTCGATGAGGGTAAATGGTTTGCGATGCATAATCGGCCTCCGTTTTTTGGGTAAGGTGTGTGTTCCAACGAATTCGCCTCTGCAAATATTATAGGGAACCTCTATCAATAGTTTTTTGAAAGGAATTCCGTTTATTCATGTCTGAAAATCTCCGAATGGGATTTTTCAGAGTTGCCATTTAGTTTTCTGACTTCTCTTTTTCAAGTCTCCACGACCGAAAAAGCCGACGTTTTGTTTAATTTTTCTATAAAAACCTCCGTTTTATGCATTCTGCAGCATCAAAGTGCAGAATCTGTCCATGTTGTATGCGATGTTACGTAATCCAAGTTTCACTTCTGCCATGCTGATTCCGATTGTTCGCAGAATTACATCTCCGGCTCGCTGGTGTATGGCTCCGAAGACATGTTCTATCCGCGAACGAATACGGGCTCTGGTAAGGTTTCCCCGCTTCTCCCGTGAGGTCAACTGATGTCCTTTACAACCTTTTCTTTGTAGGTGCGGACGGAATTTTCTCTGCTTCAGATCAGCCTCATGCTCTGCGGAACGATAAGCGCTGTCCGCATAAATATCCCGGCTGGTATTCTTTTCATCAAGAATGTCCTCAAACACTTTGCTGTCGTGAACAGCGGCATCCGTAATCTTGTAATCCCGGATGATCTTGTGCTGAACATCGACCTCAATATGATTCTTATAACCGAAATAATTCTTGCCTCGTTTCTGCGTCCAACGGGCATCCGTGTCTTTCTGACATTTCTTTGCGTCACTCCAGTTTTCAACTGGCGGATTTCCTGCCTTGATAGCCTCATTTTCTTCTCTGGTGTTACGCTGAGTCGGCACGCGAACAATTGTCGCATCAACGATTTGTCCCTTGCGAGCCACAAAACCGGATTCGGCAAGGAAGGCATTGAACTTGTCAAACAGTTTCCGGGTGAGTTTATGTTCTTCCAGTTTTGAGCGGAACAGCCAAATCGTTTTTGCATCCGGAACGCGACTGTCGAGGTCAAGTCCGAGAAAACGCATAAAGCTCAAGCGATCCATGATCTGATATTCCATCTCATCATCGCTCAAATTATACAGAGATTGCAGAATCAGAATCTTGAACATCATCACGACATCGAACGGTCTGCGCCCGGCATTGCTTTTGCGTTCATGGTCGTATATGACCTCAAGTTCTCCGCGAAAATCTTCCCACGGGACAAGTCTTTTCAGATTCGGCAGTATATCACCGTTCTCCGTCAGATACTCCAGACGATTGTATATATCAAAAAGTCCGTTCAGCATGTGCGCCTCCAATATTGTTCATAACAGTATATACTCCGAGGTTCCTTTTTTTGCCAGCCGTATCTCAATTTATCCTTGAATAAATAGAGGTACCCTATACTATAAAATCAGGCGGAAACCAATTCATGGATTTTCATAAAGTTTCGTTAAATGATCATTCTTGCATGGAACGGCGGAAATTGTGGAGTATAATGATCAATGTGCGGTTCGAATCAGGAGGGAATATTGCATGTCGGACCGGCATGGCCGGCGCCGGCGGTTTGGCGGACCTGCCGCCGCCTGAGGGCGAAGCGCGGCAATCCGGCCCCGCCGCGGAGCTGCTGCCCGGACTGGGGGCGCGGAACGGGCGGAATCCGCATGGCTGCGGTTCCGCCCGTATTTCTCTTGTCGTCGCGCAAAAACTGCGGCCGTATCGCCTTTACGGCCGCCTGGCGCGGATATCGCGCATGGTCAATTTCCGGCCGCGGTGTTGACCGAAGTCCGGTAACGGTACATGTCGGAGCTGACTTTGCGCGCGGCTTCAACCATCTCCCGGTACGGGGTGTCGGTCACATCGACGAAGCCGCACTGAATGTTCTCATCGTCCGCGGGCCGTCCGGTCGCCATCTGGTCGGTGTACTTGAAGTAATGCACGCCGGCGATCTGCGGATTCCACAGGGCGCTGCGGACATAGCGGTCGAAACCGCGGGCGCGCTCGACCTGATTGGCCGCGGGCTGCAGTCCCGGATGCGCCGGGCCGTTGGCGGCAGTGCCGTAATGCCACTCGCCGACGATCACCGGCATGTCGACTCCGGCCGGAAGGCGCCAGGCGCTGATCTCCGGGCGATAAAGGTTGAACGAGCATCCGTCGAGATATCTGGCGGAAGTGGCGATCACTTTTTCATTGCGGTCATTGAAGCGGCAGCCGAAGTAGAGCTTGCCGGGGGCTTCGCGGTTGATGACCTCCTTGCAGGTCCGGAAGTAGCGGTTGACGATAACGTCGTTGAACTCCTCCAGATCCGCCCGCGCCTTTTCGGGTTCGGCGGGCATGGCGGTGGAGGCGCGGAAATCCTCCCAGTTCTTGTAAGCGGTCCCCCAGACTTTGTTGAGTCCGGCGATATCGGCATATTTATTTTGGCAGAACTCCGTCAACGCGGCCTTTGCGTGCTGGGAGGCTGGAGAACGCAACGCGCCTTCCGCGAGAAAAGTATTAGTTTTTCCCCATGAGAGTTCGTTGTCGACAAAGTATCCGATACAGAAGGGGTCATCGACGGTGTATTTCTGTCTGGTTTGCAACGCCTCTTTGATTCCGGCGGCGAACCCGGGATTGAAAACATCCGGAAACTTCTGCCAGCCGATTTGCCTGCAACCTTCGATTACATCGTAAAATTTGGCGAACTCCACGGCGGTGATGTAGGGATGATGGAACTCTGCCTTCAGAATATCCGGATGCACCCAGTTGCCATTGGTATTGAATCCCCAACTGGAAAAACGGCGCTGGGAACGAGTTACGAATT encodes:
- a CDS encoding prepilin-type N-terminal cleavage/methylation domain-containing protein, which produces MHRKPFTLIELLVVIAIIAILAAMLLPALNQARASARKASCVNNQKQVMLGQIQYANDNRDQMVVCAKYKNSGTPETFVTILTRIKSNTGGMETLDDGAASYLPFNILSCPSHPDNGQVDVWSGTYGMWKQKGIIDRSTEAGYIFNSTTDIPADWCNVTILPTRAKSPSTTFILADTLRSAAAGANMGKQFYYFFPGEAAENSGVGLVHNERANCGFIDGHVAAMGATEMNQTPTRLKYCVNGSFAARTM
- a CDS encoding IS5 family transposase encodes the protein MLNGLFDIYNRLEYLTENGDILPNLKRLVPWEDFRGELEVIYDHERKSNAGRRPFDVVMMFKILILQSLYNLSDDEMEYQIMDRLSFMRFLGLDLDSRVPDAKTIWLFRSKLEEHKLTRKLFDKFNAFLAESGFVARKGQIVDATIVRVPTQRNTREENEAIKAGNPPVENWSDAKKCQKDTDARWTQKRGKNYFGYKNHIEVDVQHKIIRDYKITDAAVHDSKVFEDILDEKNTSRDIYADSAYRSAEHEADLKQRKFRPHLQRKGCKGHQLTSREKRGNLTRARIRSRIEHVFGAIHQRAGDVILRTIGISMAEVKLGLRNIAYNMDRFCTLMLQNA